Genomic segment of Pecten maximus unplaced genomic scaffold, xPecMax1.1, whole genome shotgun sequence:
aaaaatggtagttgctactcctgcttagctggtttggtttggtttggtttattttgtttaacgtcctattaacagctaaggtcatttaaggacggcctcccgtgcgtgcgacatgcatgcgtgtggtgagtgcgtatgtgtgtttttggaggctgcggtatgttcgtgttaagtctccttgtgataggccggaacttttgccgatttatagtgctacctcactgaagcatactgccgaagacactcagcaggacaacccacccggtcacattatactgacaacgggcgaaccagtcgtcccactccaagtATGCTGAGCGtttagcaggagtagcaactaccatttttaaagactctggtatgtctcggctaggggacagaacccaaagccttcctcacagaggcgaacgctcaactaaaggccaaaagtgaggcattgtcaagggagacattaggaagaagaaagctgttaagaaagaagagaaaagataagatcccaaatttagtcgcctcttacgatcacgcaatgggggcagcaggtaacTCGATTGCAGGAAAATGTTAAGTTACCACACTGCATACGTTATGCATCAAATTATAATCAATCAAGTTTTTATTCATAACTTTAGGTCACTGGCCTATCTAATCACGTCATTTCATGCGAAAATTGTCATCAAAATTTCAGTTAACAGACACCATGCATTTTTttacgattttttttctgtcgaAATTTAATCATTAGACGGAATTGTGACAGACAAATAAATGCATTCTTTtgattaatttcaaataaaaggATAAATAATTTgtcatatacaaaaatgtatatggaAAGGTATTCTTCAAGGAAATTAAAATCGTCACAGGGACTGACTATTCTTGTAACATTTGAAAACATTACCACATTTGTTTATCCATCATCactatatcatcatcatcatcatcatcgtcatcactATATCATCATCGTCTTGATATAACGGTCATTACTCGGCGCCTACCATTCTCCTGTATAGTTTGACAACAGGCCGCCTCAGTCCTTCATTTATCTTATTTACCACCACTGACCGgagctgccctgcaggtagggcgtaagaattgtacctgctgccccaattgcatgatcgtaagaggcgactaaatttgggatcttatcgtttctattctttctgaacaactttcttcctcCTAATGACTCCCTTGActcatttttggcctttagttgagcgttcgccgctgtgaggaaggctttgggttgtcccctggccgagacataccggagtctttaaaaatggtagctgctactcctgcttagcgctcagcatattaggagaggaacgactggttcgcccgttgtcagtataatgtgaccgggtggggtgtactgctgggtgtcttcggcagtatgcttcagtgaggtagcactataaatcggcaaaagttccggcctgtcacaaggagacttaacacgaacataccgcagcctctcaaaacacacatacacactcaccacacgcatgcatgtcgcacacacgggaggccgtccttaaatgactttagctgttaataggacgttaaacaaaataaaccaaaccaaaccaaaccaaacattaaACAGAAGACTTAGCGATGCTCGAAGACAGACTAGCGAGGAGGGAAGCCAAGGAAAACAAGATACTAGAGATAATGCATCGTCTGGACGCTGCCATGACACTCATGCCCATGGATATTGCAGGAGCAGATGACAGTAACAGGCCGGAGTCAGGAGTTCCTGACGAATTGCGCTTAGTGATGATTTGCTTCAGGGCATCAGGTGCCAAGCCGATTCCGCTGGGAATTTCGGTAAACTTTTGTTACAAAACTGTTTCCGGAATAATTTGGACTTGAGCATCTGAGATTCCTCTACAGTTGGAATGGAGGAGGAATCCATGGGAAATCGGAGCTAGACCCAAGAAATGTGTCATACGCAGATATGTAATCAGATTTTATCCAGAGGTTTCGAAGGAGGATACTTTCCAGTCAGTGGTGGTAAATAAGATAAATCAAGGACTGAGGCGGCCTGTTGTCAAACTATGCAGGAGAATGGTAGGCGCCGAGTAATGAccattgatgatgatgatgatgatgtattgatgatgatgatgatgatgatgatgcattgATGATGATTGAAGAATTCAAAGACGCCCTTtccatatacattttgtatatgacaAATTATTTAtcctttgatttgaaattaatcaaaagaatgtacaatgtatttattttgtcgGTCACAATTCCGTCTAATGAATAAATTTcgtcagaaaaaaaatcctaaaaaaTGCATGGTCTCTCTTAACTGAaatgttgatgtcaattttcGCATGAAATGACGTGATTAGATAGGCCTATGACCTAAAGTTATGAATAAAAACTTTGATTATAATTTGATGTATAACGTATGCAGTGTGGTAACTTAACATTTTCCTGCAATCGAGttgtataaaaataatattcgtaaattcgtatcctccatacatttatatgaGGATCCattgttatctggattatactgtttatattacttctttgacccctatatatatatatatatatgtgtgtatatatggggcaaagaagtaattcaaacagtgtggacaatgaggcttgttaaattttcgaggccatccgcccctttatcaaaacacaaaaaatacaaatacaatcacataatatatataagaagtactggaaatacaataaaatacaataagaataatgttttagtaactggagaaacaacaatgaacccttcggcaaacatgggccgaaggcggatactagcgtgactgcgaccaacggcagagatattttgaattcccccgcacgtgaaagtatatcgaagagttcaaagacgattcgtccctaaatactgctagtggacgacattgcattgatatcagatttcagaataaaaatgttgcattatcgtctctacagtgattggttaaaatatcgtgtacaaagtctgaaaaacttttgaaaaatatgtttgagataattagaattatagagagtggtgtgaaaaaaacTACTacgaatatttatcaagactgagaatataagaaatacgaatgccgaagtgtccctacaagacgctacgggaaacagacggTTCGGGCCAAAtcggaccaagatgctgttgatggcgggaggcgactaaatgtgagtctcaaagagcaacaatgaattGATGCCCAaaaaagtacagcaattatgaaaattttaacaaattgaataattaactacatgaattGTCAAATATAATGGTCACATGGAGAATACACCCAGAAGAGGTCCTTCaacgttcgttcataccccgagggtagcaggtttggagattggtaatccagtatctttctctggaacgacgtttcgtttcattccaggtaggacagtgatcaaTGGCGACCTTCTGCATATCCTTCCAACTATGACTAGGTAAATTGAACTGCCTTGCAACAGGAAAGTCTGGTCTGTTTTGCTTGATGGAGCAACGGTGattgttgattctgatgttgagctttgtgctggtttctccaacatactgcattttgcattttttgcaggagaggagatatacaacattggctgatgtgcatgtcagtgtttgtaaaatgtgataaacacggttgtttattacacatttaaacgTGTCTGTGGACTCAGTGTATGGGCACAATTTGCACGTTTTTTTTGCTGCATGTGTTGAAGGAGCCTGTTGTAACGACAGAGGCAGATGAATGTAATTTGCTGCTCACCACCAGATCTCTTACATTTTTTGGTCTACGATAGGCCAATAACGGTGGTTCTGGAAAGATTCGTTTGAGTGTAGCTGACGACTCAATGATGCGCCAATgattatgtacatttgtaaaatGGAAGAAATTGACGGCAAGTTAGGATGGAACGTGACCACACAAGGGACCCTTTGTGTCGGAGCCCTTTGTATTCTAGAAGGCTGGCTCTGTCAAGTACCCTGACTTTGTCTAGTTCCTGATCTATCAAACTAGATTTATATCCTCTAGCAAGAAGGTGTGATTTAAGTTCTGAGCATCGACGTTCGAAGACTGTATCATCGGACACTATCCGTCGGATACGTAGAGCTTGGGAATAGGGAATGCTCTTCGTTGTGTGCGAGGGATGACAGCTGGACGGGCGGAGATACTGGTGCGTGTCCGTTGGTTTGGAATAGAGGCCTGTGTTTATTTTCCCGTCAAGTAAGGTTGAACTGGTGTCTAGAAATGTGTAAGTTTCCGTGGAGACCTCTGCAGTGAATTTGATTGTTGGATGGAATGTGTTTGCGTGATCTATAAATTCATCGAGTGATATCCGGTTCGAAGTCCatttgatttcaatatcatCGATGAATCTGAGCCAGCTGAATGGCTTAATTGAAGCAGATGCTAAAAGTTGGGATTCAAGATGTCCAATAAATACATTAGCATATGAAGGAGCCATCTTAGTACCCATAGCTGTACCACTGACCTGCAAGTAGTTTTCATTGTTAAACTGGAAGTTGTTGAGTGTGAGGACAAGTGTAAGTAATTCTACTAGACTTTCAGTCGATGGGTGCTTATAACCACGGCGTTCACATGCCTCCCGACAGGCATTAATGCCGTCCGCATGAGGGATGTTTGTGTAAAGAGAGACGACGTCCATTGTAACTAGCAGAGTACCTTCTGGTATGTTGCTGGATGGCGTTTTATTAAGATAATCTGTGGTGTCTTTTATGTAAGATGGTAGATTTTCAACAATTGGTCGAAGATGGAAATCGacgaattttgaaattttctccGTCGGATGGCCTATAGAGTTGATAATAGGTCTACCCGGGTTTCCAGGTTTATGGATCTTAGGAAGGAGATAGAATTTCACTGATTGAGCATTTTCGGGACGCAGGAAACTGGCGGTATCTGCTTCTATATCCCGCTTGTTGAGTATTCTATCGATGGCCTCATTGATTAGTTTGGCGTGTTCTTGCGTCGGGTTCCTATCAAGTTTGCGATAGAACGTCTCGTTGGTAAGCTGACGGTTAGCCTCATTGATGTAGTCACCCCTGTTCATAATAACCACTGCAGAACCCTTATCTGCTGGCTTGATGACAATCTCCGCATTATGTTTGAGGGCTTGAGTGCCTGGCGTTCTGATGGCGACAGGTTGTCCTTAATTTGTTGAGTGCGATTGGAGTGAGTGGATATTTCCTCTTTCACTGCATTAATGTACGCTTCAAGAGCGGGTATTCTACTGGGTGGGGGGGTCCATGTACTTTTTTTCTGGAATGGATTAACCGGATGTACAACTGCAGGTGTTACTGATGGAGTATCCTCAACATCATCTGGGTCGTCGTCGCTTGCAAAGTGCACGCGCAGCCGGAGTAACCTGTAGAATTTGTCGATGTCTTCAAAAAGTTCAGAATTGTTCATTTCTTTAGGGATTGGGCAAAACTTGAGGCCTTTGGACGAGAGGGCACTTTCTGATACTGTTAGAGGATGGTTAGATAGGTTGATGACTGTATTGTTAGTAGCTACAGACTTGGATATGGTCTTTCTACGTCGTAGTCTTGTTTCTGCcccctttatatatatatatatatatgtgtgtcggTAATACGTGATGGTATACAAAAAGTACAGAAATTGTAATTGTATCCAGATCTAACTTAAAACATTCAGTAGTAGTGTTATTAATATTACCTCGCTAAAATATATTCGATAGTTTTTGGGTAAAAAGacttattaacatttttttatgaaaaatgtaaacatcACTTTCATTTTGTAATGATTAGGGTTTTTGTATATGCCGGGATGTACTGTATTTCAGCCTCAGTTGTATTAAAAAGTAGCtgatattatattttgattttgcattaactagactgacttTAACTGATAAGATGAATTCCTCAAAGTCTGCATAGCTCATATGGAAGAACAACGGGGTAACGTTTAGGGACCCCGGCGATTTACGGTTGTTTGTGCCCCTTTTCACtaattgtacaattttaaattttatatttataagtgatatttttcacctTAATCAGAGAAAGCCGCAAGCCCGAGTCATTTCGAGAGGGTCCCCACCAAGAATGGCAACATTGGAGCCACCCAATTACCTGATGGTGCGACCTGCTAATTACGTAGTGCAACCTATGCTAACCTGGTGCCACCTACAAATGATAAAGTGCCACCTGCTGACGACCTTGTGCCACATGCAAATGACCTGGTGCCACACACAAATGACCTTGTGCCACCTCCTAATCATAAAAGACAAGATACACCTTCGTTAACACCTTTTCGGCGTGTAACTTTTCGAGATGATTGTCGCAATGGTCCAACAATGGAAAACATTTTGCAATGTATAAGTACATTGAATCGAAGACTATCGACGCTAAAAGACAAACTAGCGAGGAAGGAGGCCAAGGAAGACAAGATACTGGAGATATTACATCGTCTGGACGCTGCCATGACACCCATGTCCATGGATATTGGCCAGATTACAGTAACAGGCTGGAGTCGGGAGTTCCTGACGAATTTGCGCTTAGTAATGATTTGCTTCAGGGCATCAGGTGCTAAGCCGATTCCGCTGGGAATTTTGGTAAACTTTTGTTACAAAAACTGTTTCCGGAATAATTTGGACATGAGCATCTGAGATTCCTCTACAGTTGGAATGGAGGAGGAATCCATGGGAAATCGGAGCTAGACCCAAGAAATGTGTCATACGCAGATATGTAATCAGATTTTATCCAGAGGTTTCGTAGGAGGATACTTTCCAGTCAGTGGTGgtaaataagataaataaaggACTGAGGCGGCCTGTTGTCAAACTGTGCAGGAGAATGGTAGGCGTCGAGTAATGACCGTTATATCaagactatgatgatgatgatgataatgatgatgtagtgatggtgatgatgatgataatatagtggtgatgatgatgatgatgattgaagAATGCAAAGACGCCCTTtccatatacatttttgtatatgacAAATTATTGAtcctttgatttgaaattaatcAAAAGAATGTATTTATTTGTCTGTCACAATTCCGTCCTATGATTAAAGGTGCTGTTACAGAACCGCCCACAGCGATTTCTTGAAATCGACTGTATTTTCCAGTAaagctatgaaaaatacatatggaaCAAGATGTTATTTTCCACTTGACCCATAAGCGCGCCCATAGCGCCATCTACTTCACTTTTTCGTTTACAAGcatacctgtgtttttcacAGACCCATAAGTGGTATTTCTGTTTGTCACCGAGAGGTTTTCTCACGACtaggtattgtacatacattgtagtttaaaatgataaacagttgaccatgaaaaaacaaacgATTTTAGTACAAGATGACGTAGAAAACCAaaattcgaaaattttcatcaaattcaaaataccatttttaaaatcaagcggCAAATTCGGCACGATAATATGCGAGTACTATCGatgttagtgttttaaaaacatatctgACTATCCCTGTATACCAGCAAAAGAAAGTCGTGCCGAATCAATGGATAAGGGCAgtaattcaatgttgaaaaatgtatgtggaAAAAATGCACGGGCGATACAAGTGGTCcttgtacacaataatacaacgtattgatttattatgaaaatgatttgatacaatgtccatGGCAATGTATTATGTTCTACTATGTTTAACATACTTATAGTAGTTCCGTATTACATATGATTCATAATTTTTCTCACTTAACCATCTTCGTCTTCAGTACTTCTTCAAAGCTTCTCCTCCGTTGGAGTGTGCCACACAAAAGTTCCCTTTGCCACTTGGTCTTTTGACTACTCACCGCGAATGGTGCTCGGCGTGTTGTTATAAttgctgttacgttttacaattCTATTTAGTTCAGTTATTCTGTGGTAAAGTTGTCTTTGTCTCAAATAGGAAAATGGAGAACTCCTGCGTTGGGTTGGGATGTAAAGTTAAGTTCAAGTACAACCAGGTTGGCGATGGTAAAAATCCCCGAAAACATCAGGTGTTCACCTTTCTGAAGGTGTCATACTTTCTGAATCAACAGAAGCAAAGATGTGTCCAAAATGCTTTCTCAGATACCTCAAGAAACGTCCTGCATCCGAGAATGCCAATGAACCGGAACGGAAAAAAGCTTCCGTAGACAATGATGATTCTGTTGACGAATCTGACACTCTGGACGGGTATCTTTCTGTAGATAATTTATACTATGCCCCTTCTTCGAACAGAAAATGTAGCATTTGTCGAACTTACAACATGAAGAGTTCTAGCTGCATCAGTGAGAAAGCAAGACACCAGCTGCTTATCAAACTGTACATGCCTGAGAATTCCAGGGTGTGTTCAAGTCATCTTCTTGGTAAGGATATCAGTCCTGACATTGAGCCGGTTTTGACAGGGAGGGATAAACTTGTTAATCACTTAGTCACCAAGTCACCAGCTGTTATCAACGATTTACTCAAAATCATACAGAACATGTCCAATAACTTGTCACCGCTTGTATTAAACTTCGACAACATGGATGATGAAGATTGCCAAGCTTGGACAGGCTGGGATTGTaatcaattcaatcaaatacacGATGCATGTTCcgaacatattactggtacaaaagCATTGTCATCTAAGAATGCCCTTCTGCTGTTTTGGGTTAAACtcaaaacagacatatctttCACTCAGTTGGCTTCTCTTTTCCGCATTCACAAATCGAGCGTCAGCAGAATTTTCCAGATCGTTACAGATGCTCTAAATCAAGCCGTAGTTCCCACACATCTTGGTCCGGATCACGTGTCTAGGGCGTAAGCGTTGGATCACAatacagttttcacaaaaacattcttcggcaacaaagtcactgtaatattggatggtacatatatatatatatcggcaaAAGTGAAGAACATGAGTTTCAGTGGAAAAGTTACTGCGGTCAAAAAAAACCCGCAACTACGTGAAGTTTATGAGTATTGTGTTCCCTAACGGTTACGTTCTAGACACTGTCGGCCCATTTCTTGGTAGTGATAAAGACGCCAAAATCACTGACAAGATACTTACCTCATTACAAAGTCTGTCAGGTATCCTAGAGGAAGATGATCCGGTAATTGTAGACAGGGGTTTCCGAGACATTTTGAGCAAACTATCAGACGAGGGATACGAGACTCACATGCCGACATTTCTCAAACCTGGACAGAGTCAGCATGGTGGTATAGAGGCaaacacagacaggtgtatcactaAAACAAGATTGGTGGTCGAAAGTTATCACTCTCGTTTCAagcaattcagatttttttaaactgaacTCACATCAAACTACTTCATCAAAAATCTCGAAGGTCTTCTGAAAAGTGTCACGGCATGTCTGAATTGGCTACGTGGACCCATATATCAGCCTTCATCAACAAAAGCAGCCGAAGATGAAAAATTTTCTCTGGAAATGAAGTCACTTCTAAACAAGTCCAACATCCTAGCAGAGCGTGTTGAGAAAGAGCCAGACCTATCACGGAGAGCCAAATCCCAATGGCAGAAGCTAGAGGCAGCCCAGCTCGAGTTCCCACGTCTTGACCAAGAATATCTAGAAACTCTGGGATGTGGGACGTACCATGTGAATTTGGCCCCCGGATACATATCGGAACATTTGACAGCAGATGGAGATTATGAAGTCATGGCATACCAACACTCTTCTGACCTGATTCGATGTCAAATCCGATCTCGTCATCAATCGCAAACGAAATACAACATATGGATCCAGTACTCAGTTACCGAACAACCACCAATACAGAATTACTACTGTACGTGTCCAACCGGTCAGAGGACTGTTGGTATGTATGCTCATATCGCCAGTGTTCTCTTCTACCTTGGGGTCTATGTCCATAGTCAGTCTCGAAAACCACTTCGACCAACCAAGTTTATGCCACTGATGAAGTAAATAGCCCGCTAATACATTAAATCCAGAATGTAGGGAAGATACTACATAAAATGACCGACAGTGTCTAGAATGTTACTGTGAAGGAATataatactcatatatatatgatattaagttctaaatacacaaataatacatgatgAGCTGAATGAGCAAGAACAAAGCACATTAGTTGTACAACAAAGTCATGGAGATAGGAAATTTGGTAAAGGGACTAACATTATCCTgacaaaaatcttgaaacaaatagTTTCCTTGAAGGCGAATTCGTCCAATCGTGTTTCCTATTATATTTCAACGTATTTCTTGTCCGGACGAGATGTCTTCACTAGCATGCAGTGCTTTCAGCACTTTGATCTATATGAAGATTTATGGGGGGTTGACTAATAGAAGTTGCAAAAAcgaggcatatccagtaattctgaagcgcaattttttttcatggattaCACAAATGAATGGAGATATTTTCTATCGACAAAATTCGATAGTACTCGCGGTTTGAATTAGACAAAATGCCGTTTAAACGTGCATtcaactttatgagaaatatcattttttatgtttgatgtcaaatttcacagaaactAACGAAAAGATTCATACAATCGATATCCGATTACGTTgcccgatatataaatgtaattttagtacaattttccttacaaacaaataacattttgaccttataaatacttgataaagtGTGCTTGTGAGTATTTACGACTTTGGCACAAAATGGCCTCGTTCTGGCATGTCCGGAACGGAACAAGGTTTTCATATGTACTATCAGATGCCCCATGGATATGTCTATCCGGGCATTAGGTAAAGGATCGATTTCCTTCGTGGGCGGTTTTAGAGCATtcctgcaacagcacctttcgacagaaaaaaaatcgtaaAAACATGCATGGTGTCTGTTAACTGAAATTTTGATGACAATGTTCGCATGAAATGACGTGATTAGATAGGCCAATGACCTAAAGTTATGAATAAAAACTTGATTGATTATAATTTGATGTATAACGTATGCAGTGTGGTAACTTAACATTTTCCTGCAATCGAGTTATATAAGAGAAATATTAACTCACCAAAGTCATAGTCGATTGCACTGTTTTCGATACAATCACAAAACCGTcaacaaaaactgaaaacaatagAAGAGATAATATTTCTCCTTGACTTAGCCCTACAGTGTTCTCAAAATAATCGTGTAAGTCATGTCGTATTGAAAAAGTGGACCTTTAGGTAGAAAACTTGACGATTATCAACATGTAAATAA
This window contains:
- the LOC117320686 gene encoding uncharacterized protein LOC117320686 → MNRGDYINEANRQLTNETFYRKLDRNPTQEHAKLINEAIDRILNKRDIEADTASFLRPENAQSVKFYLLPKIHKPGNPGRPIINSIGHPTEKISKFVDFHLRPIVENLPSYIKDTTDYLNKTPSSNIPEGTLLVTMDVVSLYTNIPHADGINACREACERRGYKHPSTESLVELLTLVLTLNNFQFNNENYLQVSGTAMGTKMAPSYANVFIGHLESQLLASASIKPFSWLRFIDDIEIKWTSNRISLDEFIDHANTFHPTIKFTAEVSTETYTFLDTSSTLLDGKINTGLYSKPTDTHQYLRPSSCHPSHTTKSIPYSQALRIRRIVSDDTVFERRCSELKSHLLARGYKSSLIDQELDKVRVLDRASLLEYKGLRHKGSLVWSRSILTCRQFLPFYKCT